A genomic window from Cytobacillus suaedae includes:
- a CDS encoding electron transfer flavoprotein subunit alpha/FixB family protein gives MLDNRGVWVFIEQNDNQIAGVSLELLGAGRKLADKLEVPLAGVLLGDGVKNLSKTVIEYGADEVYVIDDPVLKNYRTETYMAGVYKLCKMYKPEIFLYGATPNGKDLASAVATDLSTGLTADTTMLDVEPESRLLEASRPAFGGNIMATILCKKHRPQMATVRPKVMKALPPDKTRIGRVIEEKIGIKEEDVRTKVMKIVRDVNKKVNLADAHVIVAGGKGMGDEMGFALIHELADVLGATVGASRDVVEAGWIGHEYQVGQTGETVTPKLYFAIGISGAIQHVVGMKNSEMIIAINKDPNATIFDVATYGIVGDALEILPKLIEQFRNAQKEKGDEVSYV, from the coding sequence ATGCTAGACAATAGAGGAGTTTGGGTATTCATTGAGCAAAATGATAACCAGATTGCTGGTGTTTCATTAGAACTATTAGGGGCAGGGAGAAAGTTAGCAGATAAACTGGAAGTGCCACTAGCAGGGGTGTTACTAGGGGACGGAGTGAAGAACCTAAGCAAAACGGTTATTGAGTACGGTGCAGATGAGGTATACGTTATTGATGACCCAGTATTAAAAAACTATCGTACGGAAACCTATATGGCTGGTGTTTACAAGCTGTGCAAAATGTATAAACCTGAAATTTTCCTTTATGGAGCAACTCCAAATGGAAAAGACCTTGCAAGTGCAGTTGCGACAGATTTAAGCACTGGACTCACAGCTGATACGACTATGTTAGATGTTGAACCAGAAAGTAGATTACTAGAAGCTAGTCGCCCAGCCTTTGGTGGGAACATCATGGCGACTATCCTTTGTAAAAAACATCGACCACAGATGGCTACAGTTCGCCCGAAGGTCATGAAAGCACTACCACCTGATAAAACTAGAATTGGTAGAGTAATAGAAGAAAAGATCGGAATAAAAGAGGAAGATGTACGTACAAAGGTAATGAAAATTGTTCGAGATGTAAATAAGAAAGTAAACCTTGCAGATGCCCATGTCATTGTTGCTGGTGGGAAAGGCATGGGAGATGAAATGGGGTTTGCGCTCATTCACGAATTGGCAGATGTGTTAGGAGCGACCGTTGGTGCAAGTAGGGATGTAGTTGAAGCAGGCTGGATTGGACACGAATATCAAGTTGGTCAAACAGGAGAAACAGTAACACCAAAACTTTATTTTGCAATTGGAATTTCAGGAGCTATTCAACACGTCGTAGGAATGAAAAATAGTGAGATGATTATAGCGATAAATAAAGATCCGAATGCAACAATCTTTGATGTAGCAACCTATGGAATCGTAGGGGACGCACTAGAGATTTTACCAAAACTAATAGAGCAGTTTAGAAATGCACAGAAAGAAAAAGGGGATGAGGTAAGTTATGTCTGA
- a CDS encoding aldo/keto reductase family protein — translation MRYRRLGRSGLKVSEISLGSWLTFGKTVDEKVASETIHKAYELGINFFDSANVYERGEGERILAKSLKDYRRESYVITTKAFWPMGDGPNDRGLSRKHIVEQAHASLKRMDLDYIDVFYCHRYDHETPVDETLRAIDDLVRQGKILYVGVSEWSAAQIQEAVSIADKYLLDRIIVNQPQYNMFHRDIEDEIIPVSEKNGISQVVFSPLAQGVLTGKYKGGQFPTGSRGANEQVNTWVKQIINDIVLTKLDRLEEIAGELEITLPELALAWILRQPNVASTLVGASNPEQIEANARATDVVLSFETIEKIETVLTI, via the coding sequence ATGAGATATCGTCGCTTAGGACGATCTGGACTTAAGGTAAGTGAAATAAGTTTAGGTAGTTGGCTTACATTCGGAAAAACAGTTGATGAAAAAGTAGCCTCTGAAACTATACATAAAGCATATGAATTAGGTATTAATTTTTTTGATTCTGCTAATGTTTATGAACGAGGAGAAGGTGAAAGAATACTAGCTAAGTCTCTTAAAGATTATCGTAGAGAATCTTATGTAATTACTACAAAAGCATTTTGGCCGATGGGAGATGGTCCAAATGATCGAGGACTGTCAAGAAAACATATAGTTGAACAAGCTCACGCTAGCTTAAAAAGGATGGACTTAGATTACATTGATGTTTTTTACTGCCATCGCTATGACCATGAGACACCGGTTGATGAAACATTAAGGGCAATTGATGATCTTGTTCGTCAAGGGAAAATTCTGTATGTGGGAGTTAGTGAGTGGTCTGCAGCACAAATCCAGGAAGCTGTATCAATCGCCGATAAATACTTGTTAGATAGAATCATAGTAAATCAGCCTCAATACAATATGTTTCATAGGGATATTGAAGATGAAATCATTCCTGTCAGTGAAAAGAACGGTATCTCCCAGGTCGTGTTTTCACCACTTGCTCAAGGTGTTTTAACAGGTAAGTATAAGGGAGGACAATTCCCAACCGGTAGTAGAGGTGCTAATGAGCAAGTTAACACATGGGTAAAACAAATTATTAATGATATTGTTTTGACAAAGTTAGATCGCCTTGAAGAAATTGCCGGGGAACTGGAGATCACTTTGCCAGAGTTAGCTCTTGCATGGATCTTACGTCAACCGAATGTTGCTAGTACTCTAGTAGGTGCATCCAATCCTGAGCAAATCGAAGCGAATGCTAGAGCAACAGATGTTGTCTTGAGTTTCGAAACAATCGAAAAAATCGAAACAGTTTTAACTATATAA
- a CDS encoding hemerythrin domain-containing protein, translating to MSGCMSSMFQGEIMNLCSPLQQLKDEHGPLNEMKKELYDISSTIENTEKAEWLEVIKTLRVKVERFVAVLEPHSQREEGVLFEMMEKYIGRTSGPIAVMEYEHDQAKSNIGKFLMETESLSDNLLKEDAKKLASYVQEAYLILTDHFMKEENVLFPMAEKMLSDEEKQELEVRINEIK from the coding sequence ATGTCTGGTTGTATGAGTAGTATGTTTCAGGGAGAAATAATGAATCTATGTAGTCCTTTGCAGCAATTAAAGGATGAGCATGGTCCCTTAAATGAAATGAAGAAAGAATTGTATGATATTTCATCCACTATAGAAAATACGGAAAAAGCAGAATGGTTGGAAGTTATAAAAACATTACGAGTGAAAGTAGAAAGGTTTGTTGCTGTGTTAGAACCACATTCCCAGAGAGAAGAAGGTGTTCTTTTTGAAATGATGGAAAAGTACATTGGAAGAACTTCGGGGCCCATTGCAGTTATGGAATATGAACATGATCAAGCAAAGTCTAACATTGGTAAGTTTTTAATGGAAACAGAATCTCTCTCAGACAATTTATTGAAGGAAGATGCTAAAAAATTAGCTTCTTACGTACAAGAAGCTTATTTAATTCTAACTGATCATTTTATGAAAGAGGAAAACGTATTGTTCCCGATGGCTGAAAAAATGTTGTCAGATGAAGAGAAACAAGAACTTGAAGTAAGGATAAATGAAATAAAATAA
- a CDS encoding two-component sensor histidine kinase gives MKLTAGIKRLITYMLIVLLPASIASYLLIQHKYDTLEKELMEHTEWTIHFYKNHFDRFLGETIATTEALALVINPGQNGIEEIEDVLKKAHSQDQRYSGLYYVNEAGDILASSVELKSPVNVADRDYFQDVVRSKKTVVSKAHTGRVSKRYIISIATPVSRGDAYNGYLILSLRLDYIENEMKVLTPDTFIRVTEMDRTEILSTAEQFTESKGKAISATLTHTPWTLEGKPNYSLFPREELLNASFSYIVTTFILTHILLILVKYILLRRKTALESAQNEAQKLELVGTLAASTAHEIRNPLTGIKGLIQLLSEKYTDEKDQLYFSVIDEEIKRINEIISEFLVLGKPTAEKTEDNDIRKIVNELDPLILSEANLYNIKYRVVNDGEHPLLVKCTKDHIKQVLLNLTKNAFQAMSSNGSLVIQLENNSSNCQITITDTGNGIPKEALSKIFDPFFTMKDTGTGLGLVVCKRIITLYGGTINIESEVDVGTKVKILLPLTIKKTGYDM, from the coding sequence TTGAAGCTAACTGCAGGAATAAAAAGGCTTATCACCTACATGTTAATTGTTCTACTACCAGCAAGCATCGCTAGTTATCTACTAATTCAACATAAATATGACACTCTTGAAAAAGAACTAATGGAACATACTGAGTGGACAATACATTTTTACAAAAATCATTTTGATCGTTTTCTCGGGGAAACTATTGCCACCACTGAGGCTCTTGCTCTGGTTATTAACCCTGGGCAAAATGGTATAGAGGAAATAGAGGATGTTCTAAAGAAAGCGCATAGTCAGGATCAAAGGTACTCAGGTCTTTACTATGTGAATGAGGCTGGTGATATTCTTGCCTCCTCAGTAGAACTGAAGTCTCCTGTTAATGTAGCAGACCGTGACTATTTTCAGGATGTGGTTCGTTCTAAAAAAACGGTGGTCTCTAAAGCCCATACAGGAAGAGTCAGCAAAAGATACATTATATCGATTGCTACACCTGTCAGTCGCGGAGATGCTTATAATGGATATTTAATTCTTAGTCTTCGGTTAGATTATATTGAAAATGAAATGAAAGTATTAACACCTGATACGTTTATTCGAGTAACTGAGATGGATAGAACCGAAATTCTTAGCACCGCTGAGCAATTTACAGAATCAAAAGGTAAAGCAATCTCAGCAACTCTTACACATACACCTTGGACGTTAGAGGGGAAACCTAATTATTCTTTATTTCCAAGAGAAGAGCTACTAAACGCGTCCTTTTCCTACATTGTTACTACATTTATACTGACACACATCTTACTAATCTTAGTAAAATATATACTTTTACGAAGGAAAACTGCTCTTGAAAGCGCCCAAAATGAAGCTCAAAAGCTGGAACTTGTTGGCACTCTAGCTGCAAGTACTGCGCATGAAATTAGGAACCCCCTCACTGGAATTAAAGGGCTCATCCAATTATTAAGTGAAAAATACACAGACGAAAAAGACCAACTCTATTTTTCTGTAATCGACGAAGAAATAAAAAGGATAAACGAAATTATAAGTGAATTTCTTGTACTTGGAAAACCTACAGCGGAAAAAACAGAAGATAATGATATAAGGAAAATTGTAAATGAACTTGACCCACTTATTCTATCAGAAGCAAACCTATACAATATTAAGTATCGTGTCGTAAACGATGGTGAACATCCATTACTTGTTAAATGTACAAAGGATCATATTAAACAAGTGCTTTTAAACCTAACTAAAAACGCCTTTCAGGCTATGTCTTCAAATGGATCACTAGTGATTCAATTAGAAAATAATTCCAGTAACTGCCAAATAACAATCACAGACACTGGAAACGGAATACCTAAAGAGGCACTATCAAAGATATTTGACCCATTCTTTACGATGAAGGATACAGGTACAGGATTAGGATTAGTAGTTTGTAAGCGAATTATCACTCTATACGGAGGTACCATTAACATTGAAAGTGAAGTAGATGTAGGTACAAAAGTTAAGATCTTATTACCCCTAACCATAAAGAAAACAGGCTATGATATGTAG
- a CDS encoding MFS transporter, with the protein MLATSKIATSKKVTEQKTAYSILFMIGLCHLLNDSIQAVIPAMFPILQKSMGLTFTQIGFIGFSLNVVSSVLQPAVGWYTDKKPLPYALPIGLTLTFFGIIGLAFAPTFLTIILSVLCIGFGSAVFHPEGSRVAYMAAGNRRGLAQSIYQVGGNSGQALGPIITALILVPLGQFGAIWFSIVAAIAIGLLLYIARWYSTTLSLSLSKPNLKSDAFGMGVSFSKAIKLALLIIVILVFARSWYISSITNFYAFYVIEVYGYTISQSQLFIFVFLAAGAVGTFFGGPLADRFGKKKIIFLSMIGAAPLAILLPFVNPLLAYGLVGLIGFILMSSFSVTVVYAQELLPGKIGTMSGLIVGLAFGMGAIGSIAVGSLADVFGLTSTIIAIGFLPLLGLLTYLLPSDDKIEAWNR; encoded by the coding sequence ATGCTTGCAACTAGTAAAATAGCAACATCTAAAAAAGTAACAGAACAAAAAACTGCCTATAGTATCTTGTTTATGATTGGACTATGTCACTTATTAAATGATTCCATCCAAGCAGTTATCCCTGCCATGTTTCCTATTTTACAGAAATCAATGGGGTTAACCTTTACACAAATTGGTTTTATAGGCTTCTCATTAAATGTGGTCTCCTCAGTCTTACAGCCTGCTGTTGGTTGGTACACTGATAAAAAACCATTACCTTATGCATTACCAATTGGTTTAACTCTAACGTTTTTTGGAATTATCGGGTTAGCTTTTGCACCGACATTTTTAACCATCATCTTATCTGTTCTTTGTATAGGATTTGGTTCAGCTGTTTTCCATCCGGAAGGGTCAAGGGTCGCTTATATGGCTGCAGGAAATAGAAGAGGGTTAGCACAATCCATTTACCAGGTTGGTGGAAACTCAGGTCAAGCATTAGGACCAATAATTACTGCATTAATACTTGTTCCCCTTGGACAGTTTGGCGCTATTTGGTTTTCCATTGTGGCTGCAATTGCTATTGGACTGTTACTCTATATTGCAAGATGGTATTCAACAACCTTATCATTGAGTTTATCTAAGCCTAACCTTAAAAGTGATGCTTTTGGAATGGGGGTATCGTTCTCAAAAGCAATAAAGCTAGCCCTATTAATTATCGTAATTCTTGTTTTTGCCCGGTCTTGGTATATATCTTCTATAACAAACTTTTATGCGTTTTATGTTATTGAAGTCTATGGTTATACAATCTCTCAATCTCAACTATTTATTTTCGTATTCTTAGCAGCAGGTGCAGTTGGTACATTTTTTGGAGGTCCTTTAGCAGACCGGTTCGGTAAGAAAAAAATTATCTTTTTATCGATGATAGGTGCTGCACCACTCGCCATCCTATTACCTTTTGTAAACCCACTGCTTGCTTATGGACTCGTTGGATTAATTGGCTTTATCCTTATGTCGAGTTTTTCAGTAACAGTAGTTTACGCCCAAGAATTATTACCTGGTAAAATAGGTACGATGTCAGGATTAATAGTAGGCCTCGCTTTTGGGATGGGAGCAATAGGGTCAATTGCAGTAGGATCGTTAGCTGATGTTTTTGGCTTAACCTCTACAATTATTGCGATTGGATTTTTACCTCTTCTTGGTCTATTGACCTATTTACTTCCTTCTGATGATAAAATAGAAGCTTGGAATAGATAA
- a CDS encoding aspartyl-phosphate phosphatase Spo0E family protein — protein sequence MLLVNISKKRQEMIAEANTSGYTSDQTIKCSQELDQLLNQYQRLKVQSCKKVRVRQFLRQSILFFYGSRYKLHNYQ from the coding sequence ATGCTTTTAGTAAACATTTCAAAAAAAAGACAAGAAATGATAGCAGAAGCGAATACCTCGGGGTATACAAGTGATCAGACTATTAAATGCAGTCAGGAGTTAGATCAGTTATTAAACCAATACCAACGTCTTAAAGTTCAATCATGTAAAAAGGTGCGTGTTCGGCAATTTTTGAGACAATCGATTCTATTTTTCTATGGATCTAGATATAAACTTCATAATTACCAATAG
- a CDS encoding electron transfer flavoprotein subunit beta/FixA family protein — translation MHIVVCVKQVPDTKIIKINPKTNTLDRRSAPAILNPYDSHAVQAAVSMKKDSDDTVSVLSMGPPQATAVIKKSVEIGADRGYLITDRAFAGADTLATSYALSKALEKIKADKPIDIIICGKHAIDGDTGQVGPGIARRLDIPPVTNVIEIVEVYEKEQTVLLKRKLSDGYELIQSSMPCLLTVEKEVNEVEYSPLPNMIRAARYEPIIWSVDDLGEVDRKQLGLKGSPTIVGKMFSPPKEEGGKRIEGTVDEQVAQLLEVLAEKKELFTTKIGS, via the coding sequence ATGCACATAGTTGTATGTGTAAAGCAAGTCCCAGACACGAAGATAATTAAGATTAACCCCAAAACAAATACGCTAGACCGAAGAAGTGCACCAGCTATATTAAATCCGTACGATTCTCATGCCGTTCAGGCAGCTGTTAGTATGAAGAAGGATTCAGATGATACTGTGTCCGTTCTGTCGATGGGCCCTCCACAGGCAACGGCAGTAATAAAAAAGAGTGTTGAAATTGGAGCAGATCGGGGATATTTAATCACTGATCGTGCTTTTGCAGGGGCTGATACACTGGCAACTAGCTATGCACTATCCAAAGCGTTAGAAAAAATTAAGGCAGATAAACCAATTGATATTATCATTTGTGGAAAGCATGCGATTGATGGTGACACAGGACAAGTCGGACCTGGTATTGCAAGAAGACTTGATATTCCTCCTGTAACGAATGTCATCGAAATTGTTGAAGTGTATGAAAAGGAACAAACCGTGCTTTTAAAAAGAAAACTATCAGATGGATATGAGCTTATTCAGTCCTCTATGCCGTGTTTGTTGACGGTCGAAAAGGAAGTTAATGAAGTGGAGTATTCTCCATTACCAAATATGATTAGGGCTGCTAGGTATGAACCAATCATTTGGAGTGTTGATGATTTAGGAGAAGTTGATCGCAAACAATTAGGTTTAAAGGGATCACCAACAATTGTAGGTAAAATGTTTTCACCACCAAAAGAAGAAGGTGGAAAAAGAATTGAAGGTACAGTTGATGAGCAGGTGGCACAACTACTTGAAGTGTTAGCTGAGAAAAAAGAACTCTTTACTACAAAGATTGGTAGTTAG
- a CDS encoding FAD-dependent oxidoreductase — MSEKFDVIVVGAGPAGTSCAYTCAKNGLNVLLIERGEYPGSKNVMGGVLYRKQMEEIIPEFWKEAPLERPVIEQRFWMMDKESMVSFGYKGLEWGREPYNNFTVLRAKFDQWFASKAVEQGALLINETVVTECIVKDGKVIGVRTDRPDGDVYADVVVLADGVNSLLGKQLGFHKEFKPHEVALTVMEVINLPKDKINERFNLEDNQGCTVEIFGDSTKGNLGTAFLYTNKDSLNIGVGTTLSSMIKAKMKPYDLLDYVKSHPMVKPYLEGGEPLEYLAHLIPEGGYNSIPKLVGNGVIVVGDAAQLVNAIHREGSNMAMSSGKMAAETIIRAKERNRFDEETLDYYRVNLYNSFIGKDLKKYKDAAHTFEEYPQYFKEYLPMMNKAASKFFTVDGTAKKDKQKDIIRSFTKEKGAVKVIQDMYRAWKVMK, encoded by the coding sequence ATGTCTGAGAAATTTGATGTAATCGTAGTCGGTGCAGGTCCTGCCGGAACCTCCTGTGCCTATACCTGTGCAAAGAATGGATTAAATGTGTTGCTAATTGAGCGCGGGGAATACCCTGGAAGTAAGAACGTAATGGGGGGAGTACTATACCGAAAGCAAATGGAGGAAATTATTCCTGAGTTTTGGAAGGAAGCACCTCTAGAAAGGCCAGTTATTGAGCAAAGGTTTTGGATGATGGATAAAGAGTCAATGGTGAGTTTTGGATACAAGGGCCTTGAATGGGGGAGAGAACCTTATAATAACTTTACTGTTCTTCGAGCAAAATTTGATCAGTGGTTTGCAAGTAAAGCAGTAGAACAAGGAGCTCTTCTTATAAATGAAACGGTAGTAACTGAATGTATTGTCAAAGATGGAAAAGTTATTGGAGTTCGAACAGACCGACCTGATGGAGATGTATACGCAGATGTCGTTGTATTAGCAGATGGAGTGAATTCACTCCTAGGTAAACAATTAGGATTTCATAAAGAGTTTAAACCACATGAAGTAGCCTTAACGGTTATGGAGGTTATTAATCTACCTAAAGATAAAATAAATGAACGCTTCAATCTTGAGGATAACCAGGGCTGTACAGTTGAAATATTTGGAGATTCTACGAAAGGGAATTTAGGAACAGCCTTTCTTTATACAAACAAAGATAGTTTAAATATTGGCGTTGGAACCACACTTTCAAGCATGATCAAAGCAAAAATGAAGCCATATGATTTACTAGATTATGTGAAGAGCCATCCGATGGTAAAGCCATATTTAGAAGGCGGAGAGCCTCTCGAATATCTAGCACATTTAATACCTGAAGGTGGTTACAACTCTATTCCAAAGTTAGTTGGAAACGGTGTAATCGTGGTCGGTGATGCAGCACAACTTGTAAATGCGATTCACCGCGAAGGGTCTAATATGGCGATGAGTTCTGGAAAAATGGCAGCAGAGACAATTATTCGAGCGAAGGAAAGAAATCGCTTTGATGAAGAAACACTAGATTATTATCGAGTGAATCTTTATAACAGCTTCATTGGTAAGGACCTTAAAAAGTATAAGGATGCTGCACATACATTTGAAGAATATCCGCAATATTTCAAAGAGTATTTACCTATGATGAATAAGGCAGCAAGTAAATTTTTTACCGTCGATGGAACGGCAAAAAAGGATAAACAGAAAGATATTATTCGCTCTTTCACAAAAGAGAAGGGTGCCGTTAAGGTCATTCAAGACATGTATAGAGCATGGAAGGTGATGAAATAA
- a CDS encoding 4Fe-4S dicluster domain-containing protein, with amino-acid sequence MEGDEIMSKNIEEKQYLVRFKADKNSHLTVLDHDVCMTQCPDKLCTIFCPAEVYKWEDIRMHVGYEGCHECGSCRIGCPYQNIKWEYPKGGHGIVFRLA; translated from the coding sequence ATGGAAGGTGATGAAATAATGTCAAAAAATATTGAAGAAAAGCAGTACTTGGTTCGCTTTAAGGCTGATAAAAATTCACATTTAACTGTCTTAGATCATGATGTATGTATGACACAATGTCCTGATAAGTTATGTACGATTTTTTGCCCAGCAGAGGTTTATAAGTGGGAAGATATAAGGATGCATGTAGGTTATGAAGGATGTCATGAATGTGGAAGCTGTCGGATAGGGTGTCCTTATCAAAATATTAAGTGGGAGTATCCAAAGGGTGGCCATGGGATCGTGTTTAGATTAGCATAA